The Celeribacter marinus genome window below encodes:
- a CDS encoding NAD(P)-dependent oxidoreductase: protein MTKIGVAGVGRMGGGMLTNLRKNGIDAVGFDIRDPSEFTLPVTNDIAQFANGLTTLITVVRDGDQTDALLLETQKMIEAATDLKTLIISSTLSPRYLLALREKLPADLNVIDAPMSGAEVGAREGTLAFMIGGTEAQVADNMTLFEGMGKTIKHMGEFSMGAQAKVLNNMLCASHVIVGRLALDWAREAGLDEDKLLDLFEGATSQNWFTSRYKDIEFAKHGYEPNNTIAIFIKDLGCMIDAAPEGASTAIPQIMIDGMRALKPVD from the coding sequence ATGACAAAAATCGGAGTGGCTGGCGTTGGTCGGATGGGGGGCGGAATGCTCACCAATTTGCGCAAAAATGGAATTGACGCGGTGGGGTTCGACATTCGTGATCCGTCCGAATTCACCCTCCCCGTTACCAACGACATTGCGCAATTTGCGAACGGGCTAACAACGCTCATCACTGTGGTGCGCGATGGCGATCAAACCGATGCGCTCTTGCTCGAGACACAAAAGATGATTGAGGCGGCAACCGATCTTAAGACGCTTATCATCTCGTCCACGCTATCGCCGCGCTACCTCTTGGCGCTGCGCGAAAAACTACCTGCCGACCTAAACGTGATCGATGCGCCAATGTCAGGGGCCGAAGTTGGCGCCCGCGAAGGCACACTTGCGTTTATGATCGGCGGCACCGAGGCGCAAGTTGCAGACAATATGACGCTGTTTGAGGGTATGGGAAAAACGATCAAACACATGGGCGAGTTTTCCATGGGCGCACAGGCGAAAGTCCTCAACAACATGCTGTGCGCAAGCCACGTCATCGTGGGGCGTTTGGCCCTTGATTGGGCGCGAGAGGCGGGTTTGGACGAGGACAAACTGCTTGATCTCTTCGAGGGGGCAACCTCGCAAAACTGGTTTACGTCACGCTACAAAGACATCGAATTTGCCAAGCACGGCTACGAGCCAAACAACACGATCGCGATCTTTATAAAGGATCTCGGCTGTATGATCGATGCCGCCCCAGAGGGCGCATCAACGGCCATTCCACAGATCATGATCGACGGCATGCGCGCCCTCAAACCTGTCGACTAA
- the folD gene encoding bifunctional methylenetetrahydrofolate dehydrogenase/methenyltetrahydrofolate cyclohydrolase FolD, giving the protein MTAQIIDGKAFAATVRAKVADHVARIKEAQNITPGLAVVLVGDDPASEVYVRSKGKLTVEVGMNSYEHRLPAETAEADLLALIEQLNADSDVHGILVQLPLPKHLDESLVINAIAPEKDVDGFHISNVGRLATGQKAMVPCTPLGCLMMLRDHLGSLSGLNAVVIGRSNIVGKPMAQLLLGDSCTVTVAHSRTKDLADVVRRADIVVAAVGRAEFVPGDWIKKGATVIDVGINRVAAPEKGEGKSRLVGDVNYAQAAQNAGAITPVPGGVGPMTIACLLANTLTACCRAHGLAEPKGLTA; this is encoded by the coding sequence ATGACAGCTCAAATCATCGACGGAAAAGCCTTTGCCGCGACCGTGCGTGCCAAAGTGGCCGATCACGTTGCCCGCATTAAAGAAGCGCAAAACATCACACCGGGATTGGCCGTTGTTTTGGTTGGGGACGATCCGGCATCCGAAGTCTACGTGCGCTCCAAAGGCAAATTGACCGTCGAAGTTGGAATGAATTCCTATGAGCACAGATTGCCTGCCGAGACGGCCGAGGCCGATTTGCTGGCGCTCATTGAGCAACTCAATGCGGATAGTGATGTGCATGGCATTTTGGTGCAGTTGCCGCTTCCCAAGCACCTTGACGAGAGCCTCGTGATTAATGCGATCGCGCCCGAAAAGGACGTTGACGGGTTTCACATCTCCAATGTTGGTCGGCTGGCTACGGGCCAAAAGGCGATGGTCCCGTGTACGCCGCTTGGCTGTTTAATGATGCTGCGCGATCATCTTGGCTCGTTGTCGGGGTTGAATGCGGTTGTGATCGGGCGGTCCAATATCGTGGGCAAACCGATGGCACAGCTTTTGTTGGGTGACAGTTGCACCGTTACGGTGGCGCATTCGCGCACCAAAGACCTCGCAGATGTTGTGCGCCGTGCAGACATCGTTGTGGCCGCCGTGGGGCGTGCCGAATTTGTGCCGGGTGACTGGATTAAAAAGGGCGCGACGGTGATTGATGTGGGGATCAACCGCGTTGCTGCACCTGAAAAAGGCGAGGGGAAATCGCGCCTCGTGGGGGACGTAAATTACGCACAGGCCGCGCAGAACGCCGGTGCGATTACTCCCGTTCCGGGTGGCGTGGGGCCCATGACAATCGCGTGTCTTTTGGCCAATACATTGACGGCGTGTTGCCGCGCACACGGTTTGGCCGAGCCCAAGGGTTTGACCGCCTAG
- a CDS encoding chorismate mutase, translating into MTFKSPQDFDTMDDLRVQIDEIDRALIRLLALRQKHIDRAAQIKPAAGLPARIDARVEDVVAKVRSAAQADGFEPETAAAMWRLMIENMIAREERAMPPEQTNQGPTS; encoded by the coding sequence ATGACATTTAAATCGCCGCAAGACTTTGACACCATGGATGATCTGCGGGTGCAGATTGACGAGATCGACCGCGCGTTGATCCGCCTGTTGGCGCTACGCCAAAAGCACATCGATCGCGCCGCACAGATCAAGCCCGCAGCGGGCCTACCCGCGCGCATTGACGCCCGTGTTGAGGATGTCGTGGCAAAGGTACGATCCGCCGCACAAGCAGACGGGTTTGAGCCGGAGACCGCCGCGGCCATGTGGCGCCTCATGATCGAGAATATGATTGCCCGCGAAGAGCGCGCAATGCCCCCCGAACAGACCAATCAAGGACCGACATCATGA
- the ftsH gene encoding ATP-dependent zinc metalloprotease FtsH codes for MGNARNLAFWLVLLMLVVALFNVIGGNQASMASNEIAYSDLMQRVDDGEVSSVEIDGERLIFTGSDNRRSYAINPGDRDIARELVSKGVSVKGTPQEESGFVTVLMTFLPFVLIIGVWIYFMNRMQGGGKGGAMGFGKSKAKLLTEKHGRVTFDDVAGIDEAKEELEEIVEFLRNPQKFSALGGKIPKGALLVGPPGTGKTLLARAIAGEAGVPFFTISGSDFVEMFVGVGASRVRDMFEQGKKNAPCIIFIDEIDAVGRSRGAGYGGGNDEREQTLNQLLVEMDGFDANEGIIIVAATNRPDVLDPALLRPGRFDRQVQVPNPDIKGREKILGVHARKVPLGPNVDLRIIARGTPGFSGADLANLVNEAALTAARIGRRFVTMEDFENAKDKVMMGAERRSMVMTEDEKKLTAYHEAGHAVVGLNVPQHDPIHKATIIPRGRALGLVLSLPERDQLSVSWTKYTSKIAMAMGGRVAEELIFGKENITSGASSDIQQATRIARAMVTQFGFADELGYVDYANEQDSHLGSYGGGTSHSQDTQKLIDEKVKEIIDTGYETARRILTEQGQDLENLAQGLLEYETLTGAEIQKVIAGEALNRGDDDDNSSSSDTGTPSVTAVPKTRAKPKADGDMEPEPSA; via the coding sequence TTGGGTAACGCACGTAATCTCGCCTTCTGGCTTGTGCTTTTGATGCTCGTTGTGGCTTTGTTTAATGTCATTGGGGGCAATCAGGCGTCCATGGCATCAAACGAGATCGCATATTCCGACCTAATGCAGCGCGTTGACGATGGGGAGGTATCCTCTGTCGAGATCGACGGTGAACGGCTTATCTTCACCGGTTCTGACAATCGTCGCAGCTACGCCATCAACCCCGGTGATCGTGATATCGCGCGCGAGTTGGTATCCAAAGGCGTCTCCGTCAAAGGCACGCCACAAGAAGAGAGCGGGTTCGTCACAGTTCTCATGACCTTCTTGCCATTCGTTTTGATCATCGGTGTGTGGATTTATTTCATGAACCGGATGCAGGGCGGCGGCAAAGGTGGCGCGATGGGCTTTGGCAAATCCAAGGCCAAGTTGCTCACAGAGAAACATGGTCGTGTGACCTTTGATGATGTCGCAGGCATCGACGAGGCCAAAGAAGAGCTTGAAGAGATTGTCGAGTTCCTTCGCAATCCACAAAAGTTCTCGGCGCTTGGTGGTAAAATCCCCAAAGGCGCATTGCTTGTTGGTCCTCCCGGTACAGGTAAAACCCTGCTTGCACGCGCGATTGCGGGCGAGGCAGGTGTGCCGTTCTTTACCATTTCTGGTTCCGACTTTGTCGAAATGTTCGTGGGTGTCGGCGCAAGCCGTGTGCGCGACATGTTCGAACAGGGTAAAAAGAACGCGCCATGCATCATCTTTATCGACGAGATCGACGCGGTCGGTCGCTCACGTGGCGCAGGCTACGGTGGCGGTAACGACGAGCGCGAACAAACGCTCAACCAGTTGCTTGTCGAGATGGACGGCTTTGACGCCAATGAGGGTATCATCATCGTTGCGGCGACCAACCGCCCTGATGTGCTCGACCCCGCGCTGTTGCGCCCTGGCCGTTTTGACCGTCAGGTTCAGGTGCCAAACCCCGACATTAAAGGTCGCGAGAAAATCTTGGGCGTGCATGCGCGCAAAGTGCCGCTTGGCCCTAACGTCGATCTGCGCATCATTGCGCGCGGAACACCGGGGTTCTCGGGCGCCGATCTTGCCAACCTTGTCAACGAGGCCGCTCTGACTGCGGCGCGTATCGGTCGTCGTTTCGTGACAATGGAAGACTTTGAGAACGCCAAGGACAAAGTGATGATGGGCGCGGAGCGCCGCTCCATGGTCATGACCGAGGACGAGAAAAAGCTGACCGCCTACCACGAAGCGGGTCACGCCGTTGTGGGCCTCAACGTGCCGCAGCACGATCCGATCCACAAGGCGACGATCATTCCACGCGGCCGTGCATTGGGTCTGGTTCTCTCGTTGCCGGAGCGGGATCAATTGTCTGTCAGCTGGACCAAATACACCTCGAAAATCGCCATGGCGATGGGCGGGCGTGTCGCCGAAGAACTGATTTTCGGCAAGGAAAACATCACATCTGGGGCCTCATCCGACATCCAACAAGCGACCCGTATCGCACGCGCTATGGTCACGCAGTTCGGTTTTGCCGACGAGCTTGGATATGTGGATTATGCCAACGAGCAAGACAGCCATTTGGGGAGCTATGGCGGCGGCACGAGCCACTCGCAAGACACCCAAAAGCTGATCGATGAAAAGGTCAAAGAGATCATCGATACCGGCTATGAGACGGCGCGCCGCATCCTGACCGAGCAAGGTCAAGACCTTGAAAATCTCGCGCAGGGGCTTTTGGAATATGAGACGTTGACCGGCGCAGAAATCCAAAAAGTGATCGCAGGCGAGGCGCTCAATCGTGGGGATGATGATGACAACTCATCGTCTTCGGATACAGGAACGCCGTCCGTGACGGCCGTGCCTAAAACCCGTGCCAAGCCGAAAGCGGATGGTGACATGGAGCCGGAACCTTCTGCGTAA
- the tilS gene encoding tRNA lysidine(34) synthetase TilS gives MTDDTGPRAAGLAMLRHQLASAFAYDKPAKLGVAVSGGGDSIALLRLLADWAQGEGVALEVVTVNHALRPEAASEARFVAQTCDTLDLKHDTLTWTDWDGHGNVQDAARRARYSLMAQWAKDRGIDTIALGHTADDQAETFFMRLARASGIDGLTGMQRRRTSEGITWVRPLLMQERSELRDYLRRLKQVWIDDPTNEDETYDRVKARKAMEQLKPLGLDMHVVGRVMDHLGQVRSALDFATHDHALDCISVEGGDLILNRRGFMDAAPEINRRLVAHALRWIASADYGPRGVKLQEFLAAISRGRDATLHGVRLLGGSDTLRMTREHSAVVGATCGVGQVWDGRWRVQGSENAKEIVRALGDDGLAQLGERQQNWPPRESLKSSPAIFRGPILVSAPAASFGVARAELIFPSGHFYTSLLSH, from the coding sequence ATGACAGACGACACAGGGCCGCGCGCGGCAGGGTTAGCCATGTTGCGCCACCAACTTGCCTCTGCGTTTGCCTATGACAAGCCCGCAAAGCTTGGTGTGGCCGTGTCCGGTGGGGGCGACAGTATTGCGCTTTTGCGTCTTTTGGCGGACTGGGCGCAGGGCGAGGGGGTTGCTCTAGAGGTTGTCACCGTGAATCACGCATTGCGCCCTGAGGCCGCGAGCGAAGCGCGCTTTGTGGCGCAGACCTGTGACACCCTCGATCTCAAACACGATACGTTGACATGGACGGATTGGGATGGGCACGGCAATGTCCAAGATGCGGCACGCCGTGCGCGCTATAGTTTGATGGCGCAGTGGGCCAAAGACCGAGGGATCGATACGATCGCCCTTGGCCATACCGCTGATGATCAGGCCGAGACGTTTTTTATGCGACTTGCGCGGGCGTCGGGCATCGATGGCCTTACAGGCATGCAGCGCCGCCGCACTTCTGAGGGCATCACATGGGTGCGCCCGTTATTGATGCAAGAGCGCTCTGAGCTGCGCGACTATTTGCGCCGCCTTAAACAGGTGTGGATTGATGATCCGACCAATGAGGATGAGACCTATGACCGTGTGAAGGCCCGCAAAGCTATGGAGCAGTTGAAGCCTCTTGGCCTTGATATGCATGTTGTGGGGCGTGTGATGGATCATCTTGGACAGGTGCGATCAGCCTTGGATTTTGCCACGCATGACCACGCGCTTGATTGTATTTCGGTCGAGGGTGGGGATTTGATCCTCAATCGACGTGGCTTTATGGACGCGGCGCCAGAGATAAATCGTCGTTTGGTGGCGCATGCCCTGCGGTGGATTGCCTCGGCTGACTACGGACCGCGTGGTGTAAAGCTACAAGAATTCTTAGCGGCGATTTCTCGCGGACGCGATGCCACGCTGCACGGTGTACGCCTGTTGGGGGGGAGTGACACCTTGCGCATGACCCGTGAACATAGCGCGGTCGTAGGGGCCACCTGTGGCGTAGGTCAGGTATGGGATGGGCGTTGGCGCGTTCAAGGGTCTGAAAATGCAAAAGAAATTGTGCGCGCTCTTGGTGATGACGGATTGGCGCAACTGGGTGAGCGCCAACAAAACTGGCCGCCACGCGAAAGTCTCAAATCGTCACCCGCGATATTTCGCGGCCCTATTCTCGTGTCTGCACCGGCCGCAAGCTTTGGTGTGGCGCGCGCAGAATTGATATTTCCGAGCGGTCACTTCTATACTTCGCTTTTATCGCATTGA
- the ybgF gene encoding tol-pal system protein YbgF has translation MKRVIFGAVSALCILTAQGGFAQDTQTLADIRQEAAVLSVEITKLTRELSTTGAPNTAFAGESTLERVDLMEAALSRLTAKVEELEYRIGQVVKDGTNQLDDLNFRLCELEAGCDIGALPPLEPLGGVAETAPAVASGPGADAPMDGVGSMAMTEQSDFDHAMGLYEEAQFEDAAAAFEMFAMTYTGGSLTGESQFMRGEALTQLGQTSEAARAYLDSFSTAPEGDRAPSALLRLGMSLAALGQTDRGCVMLTEVGNRFPGAPEDAEAQAARQTIGCP, from the coding sequence ATGAAACGGGTGATCTTTGGGGCGGTATCTGCCCTTTGCATACTGACGGCACAGGGCGGTTTCGCCCAAGACACGCAAACTCTGGCCGATATCCGGCAAGAGGCGGCGGTGTTGTCGGTGGAGATTACCAAGCTGACACGCGAGTTGAGCACAACGGGTGCGCCAAACACCGCCTTTGCGGGCGAAAGCACGCTTGAGCGTGTGGACTTGATGGAGGCGGCTTTGTCGCGCCTGACGGCAAAAGTCGAAGAGTTGGAATACCGCATTGGCCAAGTGGTCAAGGACGGAACGAACCAGCTCGATGATCTCAATTTTCGTCTATGCGAGTTAGAGGCGGGGTGCGATATCGGCGCTCTTCCGCCCCTTGAACCACTCGGGGGCGTGGCCGAGACGGCACCCGCCGTGGCCTCAGGGCCGGGTGCGGACGCCCCTATGGATGGGGTGGGTTCAATGGCCATGACGGAGCAGTCTGATTTCGATCATGCAATGGGCCTGTATGAGGAGGCACAGTTTGAGGATGCGGCCGCAGCGTTTGAGATGTTCGCAATGACGTATACGGGCGGTTCTCTCACGGGTGAAAGCCAGTTTATGCGCGGCGAAGCCCTCACACAATTGGGCCAGACATCAGAGGCGGCGCGCGCCTATCTCGACAGTTTTTCGACAGCACCCGAGGGGGACCGCGCCCCGTCAGCGCTCTTGCGTTTGGGCATGTCATTGGCGGCTTTGGGGCAAACGGATCGTGGTTGTGTGATGCTCACCGAGGTTGGAAACCGCTTCCCCGGTGCGCCTGAGGACGCGGAGGCACAGGCCGCGCGTCAAACCATCGGTTGTCCGTAG
- the pal gene encoding peptidoglycan-associated lipoprotein Pal codes for MTTFFKAPATRAVLLIAALGLSACTNPGRFGAGGAGADGFGANGANGGIVEGSLNDPTSVAYFNQTIGDRVLFLVDQSTLTDTGRETLRGQAQWLLDNPDYTTIIEGHADEQGTREYNLALGSRRAAAVQAFLISQGINPARLKTVTYGKERPLAVCSDESCYAQNRRAVTVLAAGAGIS; via the coding sequence ATGACAACATTTTTCAAAGCACCTGCTACACGAGCAGTCCTTTTAATTGCCGCCTTGGGCCTTTCGGCCTGTACCAATCCGGGTCGTTTTGGCGCCGGTGGTGCGGGTGCGGACGGGTTTGGCGCGAATGGTGCGAATGGGGGCATTGTTGAGGGATCTTTGAATGACCCAACCTCCGTTGCCTATTTCAACCAGACAATTGGAGATCGCGTCTTGTTCCTTGTGGATCAATCCACATTGACCGACACGGGACGTGAAACGCTACGCGGTCAGGCCCAGTGGTTGTTGGACAATCCCGATTACACGACGATTATTGAGGGCCACGCCGATGAGCAAGGCACGCGCGAGTACAACCTTGCCCTCGGTTCACGCCGTGCTGCGGCTGTTCAGGCGTTCTTGATCTCGCAAGGGATTAACCCTGCGCGCCTCAAGACCGTGACCTACGGCAAAGAGCGTCCGTTGGCGGTGTGTTCGGATGAAAGCTGTTACGCGCAAAACCGGCGCGCTGTGACGGTTTTGGCTGCGGGCGCAGGTATTAGCTAA
- the tolB gene encoding Tol-Pal system beta propeller repeat protein TolB: protein MIRLISGAATLTCSFATAIVLSFSVAAVAQDTGPLKIDITQGVIEPVPLAIPDFIAETADAAEFARQISDVIAADLVGTGLFREIPPSAHISQVSSFSAPVQYADWKAINAQGLVTGAVSTDADGNLSVKFRVFDVFADVPLGDGLQLGGTTRSWRRIAHKVADVVYSRITGEGPYFDSRVVFVSQTGPKNDRKKRLAVMDYDGENMQFLTDDSSLVLAPRFSPTGDRVLYTSYESGFPQITMLDVGTVTRRTLPVQAESMSFAPRFSPDGGSVVYSVATGANTDLYRMTIASGQAERLTSTPAIETAPSFSPDGSQIVFESDRSGTQQLYIMSASGGEAKRISFGQGRYGTPVWSPRGDLIAFTKQANGRFHIGVMRTDGSEERLLTASFLDEGPSWSPNGRVIMFTRESQGAGGETALYTVDISGRNLKRLPTNAGASDPAWSPLLR, encoded by the coding sequence ATGATACGCTTGATTTCTGGTGCCGCAACTTTGACCTGTTCGTTCGCGACTGCGATCGTGCTAAGCTTCTCGGTTGCCGCCGTGGCGCAAGACACCGGTCCCTTGAAAATCGACATCACCCAAGGTGTGATTGAACCTGTCCCGTTGGCGATCCCTGATTTTATTGCGGAAACAGCCGATGCGGCCGAGTTCGCCCGCCAGATTAGCGATGTGATTGCCGCCGATCTTGTCGGAACGGGGTTGTTTCGTGAAATCCCACCCTCGGCCCATATCAGTCAGGTGTCGTCGTTTAGCGCGCCCGTCCAATATGCCGATTGGAAAGCAATTAATGCACAAGGCTTGGTCACCGGTGCCGTGTCGACCGATGCGGACGGAAATCTAAGCGTCAAGTTCCGCGTCTTTGACGTGTTTGCCGATGTGCCGTTGGGAGACGGATTGCAACTTGGCGGCACGACTCGCTCATGGCGCCGTATTGCCCATAAAGTGGCCGATGTCGTCTATTCCCGCATCACGGGCGAGGGGCCGTATTTTGACAGCCGTGTTGTTTTTGTGAGCCAAACAGGACCGAAAAATGACCGCAAAAAACGTCTGGCCGTGATGGACTATGATGGCGAGAACATGCAGTTTTTGACGGATGACAGTTCGTTGGTTTTGGCGCCGCGCTTTTCACCCACAGGCGACCGTGTGCTGTATACGTCGTATGAAAGCGGCTTTCCTCAGATCACCATGTTGGATGTCGGCACCGTTACGCGCCGTACATTGCCTGTGCAGGCCGAGAGCATGTCGTTTGCGCCGCGCTTTTCCCCCGATGGGGGATCGGTGGTGTATTCGGTGGCAACAGGGGCCAACACCGATCTGTACCGGATGACGATTGCAAGCGGTCAGGCAGAGCGATTGACCTCGACCCCCGCGATTGAAACCGCGCCCAGTTTTTCACCCGATGGATCGCAGATTGTGTTCGAGAGTGATCGCTCTGGCACACAACAGCTTTATATCATGTCTGCCAGTGGCGGCGAAGCAAAACGGATTTCGTTTGGGCAAGGGCGCTACGGCACGCCCGTTTGGTCGCCACGTGGGGATCTCATTGCCTTTACCAAGCAAGCGAACGGACGGTTCCATATCGGTGTGATGCGCACGGACGGCTCTGAGGAGCGTCTGCTCACCGCATCGTTTTTGGATGAGGGGCCAAGCTGGTCTCCGAACGGTCGCGTGATCATGTTCACCCGCGAAAGCCAAGGGGCCGGGGGCGAGACGGCGCTCTATACGGTCGACATATCGGGACGTAACCTGAAGCGTCTGCCAACCAATGCGGGGGCCTCTGATCCCGCTTGGTCGCCTCTATTGAGATAG
- the tolR gene encoding protein TolR → MSAGVMQKSGGRGGRRSRRRGQSAAMSEINVTPFVDVMLVLLIIFMVAAPMMTVGVPVELPETAATALSQEEEEPLSITLTADGRVLLMTNEEPVEELVTKLRAIAAERTNDKVFLRADGSIPYADVVQVMGALNAGGFRNIGLVTETGGPTLDGSGN, encoded by the coding sequence ATGAGTGCGGGTGTGATGCAAAAATCAGGTGGACGCGGCGGGCGTAGATCGCGCCGCCGCGGTCAATCTGCTGCAATGAGTGAGATCAACGTCACGCCGTTCGTGGATGTGATGCTGGTTTTGTTGATCATCTTTATGGTCGCGGCCCCAATGATGACTGTCGGCGTGCCGGTCGAGTTGCCTGAAACGGCCGCCACCGCGTTGTCGCAAGAGGAAGAGGAGCCGTTGTCAATCACCCTGACGGCGGACGGTCGTGTCCTTTTGATGACCAACGAAGAACCTGTTGAGGAGCTCGTGACCAAGTTGCGCGCGATTGCCGCCGAGCGCACGAATGACAAAGTGTTTTTGCGCGCGGACGGGTCCATTCCCTATGCGGATGTCGTCCAAGTTATGGGCGCGCTCAATGCCGGCGGGTTTCGCAATATCGGTCTTGTGACCGAAACAGGCGGACCTACGCTTGACGGTTCGGGAAACTAG
- the tolQ gene encoding protein TolQ, whose product MEHTTLAMASEIDFSLLALFMRATFIVKVVMLMLIVASFWSWSIIIQKHLTYRTARGASDSFDRAFWSGEPLDELYDQLRGNPTTASERVFFAGMTEWRRSHRDDGRLIAGAGARIDRSMDVAISKEAEAMNSGLSLLATVGSTGPFIGLFGTVWGIKTAFEDIAMAQSTNLAVVAPGIAEALLATALGLLAAIPAVVFYNKLSADSDRILGGYEAFADEFSTILSRELDA is encoded by the coding sequence ATGGAACACACCACCCTTGCGATGGCATCGGAGATCGATTTCTCTTTGCTTGCGTTGTTTATGCGCGCAACTTTCATTGTGAAAGTTGTGATGTTGATGCTGATTGTGGCCTCGTTTTGGTCGTGGTCGATTATCATCCAAAAACACCTGACATACCGGACGGCGCGCGGCGCATCCGATAGCTTTGATCGCGCGTTCTGGTCGGGTGAGCCATTGGACGAGCTTTACGACCAATTGCGCGGCAATCCGACGACAGCCTCTGAGCGGGTGTTCTTTGCGGGGATGACCGAATGGCGTCGTTCGCACCGCGATGACGGGCGTTTGATTGCGGGTGCTGGTGCGCGGATCGACCGCTCAATGGATGTCGCGATTTCCAAAGAGGCGGAAGCGATGAACAGCGGTCTTTCGTTGTTGGCCACTGTCGGTTCAACGGGGCCATTTATTGGCCTGTTCGGAACTGTTTGGGGGATCAAAACCGCGTTTGAAGATATCGCAATGGCGCAGTCGACCAACCTCGCGGTTGTAGCGCCGGGGATCGCCGAGGCGCTTCTTGCGACTGCACTGGGCCTTTTGGCAGCTATTCCGGCGGTGGTGTTTTACAACAAATTGTCCGCTGATAGTGACCGCATCTTGGGCGGCTATGAGGCGTTTGCAGATGAGTTTTCAACCATCTTGTCGCGCGAATTGGACGCCTGA
- the ybgC gene encoding tol-pal system-associated acyl-CoA thioesterase, protein MTHTFSVHVYYEDTDLAGIVYYANYLKFIERARTEWVRDMGVDQVALKQDEGVVFAVRRVEADYLSPAKFDDELTVETRVDAMTGARIVLTQDVKRAEEILFSAVVTIVAITQTGHPARLPAIIRRNLH, encoded by the coding sequence ATGACCCATACATTTTCCGTCCATGTGTACTATGAGGATACCGACCTTGCGGGCATCGTCTATTACGCCAACTATCTAAAATTCATAGAGCGCGCGCGCACCGAGTGGGTGCGGGATATGGGCGTGGATCAGGTGGCGCTCAAACAAGACGAAGGCGTTGTATTCGCCGTGCGCCGTGTCGAGGCTGATTATCTCAGTCCCGCTAAATTCGACGATGAATTGACCGTTGAGACCCGTGTTGATGCCATGACGGGCGCACGTATTGTCCTTACCCAAGACGTTAAACGTGCCGAAGAGATCTTGTTTTCGGCCGTTGTGACGATTGTGGCGATCACTCAAACCGGTCATCCCGCGCGACTTCCGGCAATTATCCGCCGAAATCTACACTAA
- the ruvB gene encoding Holliday junction branch migration DNA helicase RuvB, with protein sequence MSDDHQPDPTLRPEARAEDADRALRPQVLGEFIGQEEARANLRIFIESAKQREEAMDHVLFHGPPGLGKTTLAQIMARELGVNFKMTSGPVLARAGDLAAILTNLEARDVLFIDEIHRMNPVVEEVLYPAMEDFELDLVIGEGPAARTVRIELQPFTLVGATTRLGLLTTPLRDRFGIPTRLQFYTIAELHEIVTRGARLLGIPTDPEGAYEIAKRARGTPRIAGRLLRRVVDFAVVEGGGKISKALADNALTRLGVDLLGLDGADRRYLSMIAENFNGGPVGVETMAAALSESRDAIEDVIEPYLLQQGLIQRTPRGRMITQKTWAHLGLNAPQPPDQSDMFGK encoded by the coding sequence ATGTCCGACGATCATCAACCCGACCCGACACTGCGCCCTGAAGCGCGCGCCGAGGATGCCGACCGCGCGCTGAGGCCACAGGTTTTGGGCGAATTTATCGGCCAAGAGGAAGCGCGCGCCAACCTTCGTATTTTCATCGAGAGCGCGAAACAGCGCGAGGAGGCAATGGACCACGTATTGTTCCACGGTCCTCCGGGGCTTGGTAAAACCACCCTTGCACAGATCATGGCGCGTGAACTTGGAGTGAATTTCAAGATGACCTCTGGGCCAGTTTTGGCGCGGGCGGGTGATTTGGCGGCGATCCTGACCAATCTTGAGGCCCGCGATGTGTTGTTTATCGACGAAATACACCGCATGAATCCGGTTGTCGAAGAGGTGCTTTACCCCGCGATGGAGGATTTCGAGCTGGACCTCGTGATCGGAGAGGGGCCAGCCGCGCGCACCGTGCGGATCGAATTACAGCCCTTTACGTTGGTGGGTGCGACCACGCGTTTGGGTTTGTTGACCACGCCGCTGCGTGACCGCTTTGGCATCCCCACACGGTTGCAGTTTTACACGATTGCGGAGCTGCACGAAATCGTCACGCGCGGTGCGCGGCTTTTGGGTATTCCGACAGATCCCGAGGGCGCATACGAGATTGCCAAACGCGCGCGCGGAACGCCGCGGATCGCCGGACGTCTGTTGCGCCGCGTGGTGGATTTTGCAGTTGTCGAAGGCGGTGGAAAAATCTCAAAGGCGCTTGCAGATAATGCGCTAACGCGGCTTGGTGTTGATCTACTGGGCCTAGATGGCGCGGACCGTCGGTATCTGTCGATGATTGCCGAAAACTTTAACGGTGGTCCCGTGGGTGTTGAAACAATGGCGGCGGCTTTGTCGGAAAGTCGCGATGCGATTGAGGACGTGATCGAGCCGTATTTGTTGCAACAAGGTCTTATTCAACGCACGCCGCGTGGGCGTATGATCACACAAAAAACATGGGCGCATTTGGGGTTGAATGCGCCGCAGCCCCCCGACCAGTCGGACATGTTCGGCAAGTGA